Proteins from one Nakamurella multipartita DSM 44233 genomic window:
- a CDS encoding TIGR03086 family metal-binding protein, with amino-acid sequence MMLVPYYRSAVRQFDNRIRAVGAGQWTSSTPDDDWDVQRLVRHVINVQNRFAAGVTGRPSQATTVDGPALVDDWAAASASSTQAFAAITDWSVPAPIPTGRSTLEDLGWLVTMDLTVHAWDLARAIGAHDELPNDLLAAVLDRAKQAKDRWFRPEAFAPSIPVPGCTDDLTELLALSGRNRWWRPA; translated from the coding sequence ATGATGCTCGTGCCGTACTACCGCAGCGCGGTCCGCCAGTTCGACAACCGGATCCGCGCCGTCGGCGCCGGTCAATGGACGTCGTCGACCCCCGACGACGACTGGGACGTCCAGCGCCTGGTCCGGCACGTGATCAACGTGCAGAACCGGTTCGCGGCCGGGGTGACCGGGCGGCCGAGCCAGGCGACCACGGTCGACGGACCGGCCCTGGTCGACGATTGGGCGGCGGCCTCCGCTTCCTCGACCCAGGCGTTCGCCGCGATCACCGACTGGTCGGTGCCGGCGCCGATTCCCACCGGCCGATCGACGTTGGAGGATCTGGGCTGGTTGGTCACCATGGACCTGACCGTGCACGCCTGGGACCTGGCCCGGGCCATCGGGGCCCACGACGAGCTGCCCAACGACCTGCTTGCTGCCGTCCTGGACCGGGCCAAGCAGGCCAAGGACCGCTGGTTCCGTCCGGAAGCCTTCGCCCCGTCGATCCCGGTCCCCGGCTGCACCGACGACCTGACCGAGCTGCTCGCCCTGTCCGGCCGCAACCGCTGGTGGCGTCCCGCCTAA
- a CDS encoding helix-turn-helix domain-containing protein gives MDKPIDMAEAFGAFVKAQRQLANISQRQLAKASGMSDSYLSQIERGQYKPSAEVLRGIAGALHIPPAVLFAQFGLLDTNDEQAPRVSVEEAIRLDDTLTQDKKDALLHMYRTLRDSA, from the coding sequence GTGGACAAGCCGATCGACATGGCGGAGGCGTTCGGTGCCTTCGTCAAGGCGCAACGCCAGCTGGCCAACATCTCCCAGCGCCAACTGGCCAAGGCCAGCGGCATGTCCGACTCCTACCTCAGCCAGATCGAACGGGGCCAGTACAAGCCGTCGGCCGAGGTCCTTCGGGGTATTGCGGGTGCGTTGCACATCCCGCCGGCGGTGCTGTTCGCCCAGTTCGGCCTGCTGGACACCAACGACGAGCAGGCCCCCCGGGTCAGCGTGGAGGAGGCCATCCGGCTGGACGACACGCTCACCCAGGACAAGAAGGACGCCCTGCTGCACATGTATCGGACGCTCCGCGACTCTGCTTGA
- a CDS encoding cysteine desulfurase family protein, with product MTYLDHAATTPVLPEVIAAISQAMTLTGNASSLHTSGRAARRRIEESREAIAAALGARPSEVVFTSGGTESDNLAVAGIYRARVAADPRRHRIIAPAIEHHAVLDVIEHLVADAGAAVTWLEVDDFGRVHADTLAAAIAENPADVALVTVMWANNEVGTVNPIRELAAVAHTQGIPFHTDAVQAIGQVPVDFARSGVDAVTVTGHKIGGPVGVGALLVRRDTPVAPIMFGGGQERSIRSGTLDKAGIIGLAVAVQDAVAHRAERAVAHAALRDELIRAVTAQVPDVLLSGDPGAGLMDGGPSRLPGNAHLRFPGCEGDSLLMLLDAAGIECSTGSACTAGVARPSHVLLAMGLPEPDARASLRFTFGHTSTIDDVTAVAQAIGPAVQRSRRAALAGARRR from the coding sequence ATGACGTACCTCGACCATGCCGCGACCACGCCGGTTCTGCCGGAGGTGATCGCCGCGATCTCCCAGGCGATGACCCTGACCGGCAACGCCTCGTCGCTGCATACCTCCGGACGGGCGGCCCGGCGCCGGATCGAGGAGTCCCGTGAGGCCATTGCCGCGGCCCTCGGCGCGCGGCCGAGCGAGGTCGTCTTCACCTCTGGGGGTACCGAATCCGACAATCTCGCGGTTGCCGGCATCTACCGGGCGCGGGTCGCGGCCGATCCTCGCCGCCACCGCATCATCGCCCCGGCCATCGAGCACCATGCGGTGCTGGATGTGATCGAGCACCTGGTCGCCGACGCGGGCGCGGCCGTCACCTGGCTGGAGGTCGACGACTTCGGTCGAGTGCACGCGGACACGCTGGCCGCGGCCATCGCGGAGAATCCGGCGGACGTGGCCCTGGTCACCGTGATGTGGGCCAACAACGAGGTCGGCACGGTCAACCCGATCCGCGAACTGGCCGCGGTCGCCCACACGCAGGGCATTCCGTTCCACACCGACGCGGTGCAGGCGATCGGCCAGGTTCCGGTCGACTTCGCCCGCAGCGGCGTGGACGCGGTGACCGTCACCGGCCACAAGATCGGAGGTCCGGTCGGCGTGGGCGCCCTGCTGGTGCGCCGGGACACCCCGGTGGCGCCGATCATGTTCGGCGGCGGTCAGGAGCGATCCATCCGGTCGGGCACCCTGGACAAGGCGGGAATCATCGGTCTGGCCGTCGCCGTGCAGGACGCGGTCGCCCATCGGGCCGAACGCGCGGTGGCCCATGCGGCCCTGCGGGACGAGCTGATCCGGGCGGTCACCGCGCAGGTGCCCGACGTCCTGCTCTCCGGAGACCCGGGGGCCGGGCTGATGGACGGGGGGCCGTCCCGGCTGCCCGGGAACGCGCATCTGCGCTTCCCCGGGTGCGAGGGCGATTCGTTGTTGATGCTGCTCGACGCCGCCGGGATCGAATGCTCGACCGGGTCGGCCTGCACCGCGGGCGTGGCCCGGCCCTCGCACGTGTTGCTGGCCATGGGCCTGCCCGAGCCGGACGCGCGGGCCTCACTGCGGTTCACCTTCGGGCACACCTCGACGATCGACGACGTGACGGCCGTGGCCCAGGCCATCGGCCCGGCGGTGCAGCGATCCCGGCGGGCGGCGCTGGCCGGCGCCCGGCGTCGCTGA
- the mnmA gene encoding tRNA 2-thiouridine(34) synthase MnmA: protein MRVLAAMSGGVDSAVAAALAVEAGHEVTGVHMALSRTPGTLRTGSRGCCTVEDAFDARRVCDLLGIPFYVWDFSEDFLDDVVADFLSEYAAGRTPNPCLRCNEKIKFAALLDRAIALGFDAVCTGHYARLIDGALYRSVDLAKDQSYVLAVLTPDQLAHSMFPLGELTKPQVRAQAQARGFAVAAKPDSYDICFIPDGDTHGYLVDKLGARPGAVVDATTGEQIAEHDGFFAYTIGQRKGLGLSRPAADGRPRYVLGIEPTTRTVTVGPASGLDVRLVVADRVVFPGGRRPDFPIRVQAQLRAHGGTVGGSADLVDGTLRLSLDQAARGVAPGQTMVLYGGATPDAASAGPAADQYVLAAGTIVRTGG, encoded by the coding sequence ATGAGGGTGCTGGCCGCGATGAGCGGCGGGGTCGACTCGGCGGTGGCCGCCGCGCTGGCGGTGGAGGCCGGACACGAGGTGACCGGCGTGCACATGGCGCTGTCCCGCACGCCCGGCACGCTGCGCACCGGATCGCGGGGCTGCTGCACGGTGGAGGACGCGTTCGACGCCCGACGGGTCTGCGACCTGCTCGGCATCCCTTTCTACGTCTGGGATTTCAGCGAGGACTTCCTGGACGACGTGGTCGCCGATTTTCTGTCCGAGTACGCCGCCGGGCGCACCCCCAACCCGTGCCTGCGGTGCAACGAGAAGATCAAGTTCGCGGCCCTGCTGGACCGCGCGATCGCCCTCGGGTTCGACGCCGTCTGCACCGGGCACTACGCGCGGCTGATCGACGGCGCGCTGTACCGCAGCGTCGACCTGGCCAAGGACCAGTCCTACGTGCTGGCCGTGCTCACTCCGGATCAGTTGGCGCACAGCATGTTCCCGCTGGGCGAGCTGACCAAGCCTCAGGTCCGGGCGCAGGCCCAGGCGCGCGGGTTCGCGGTGGCCGCCAAGCCGGATTCCTACGACATCTGCTTCATCCCGGACGGCGACACCCACGGGTACCTGGTGGACAAGCTGGGGGCCCGGCCGGGGGCGGTCGTCGACGCCACGACGGGTGAGCAGATCGCCGAGCACGACGGCTTTTTCGCCTACACCATCGGTCAGCGCAAGGGTCTGGGCCTTTCCCGACCCGCGGCCGACGGCCGACCCCGCTACGTGCTGGGGATCGAGCCGACGACGCGCACGGTGACGGTCGGTCCGGCCAGCGGGTTGGACGTCCGGCTGGTGGTCGCCGATCGGGTGGTCTTCCCCGGTGGCCGCCGTCCCGACTTCCCGATCCGGGTGCAGGCTCAGCTGCGGGCGCACGGCGGCACGGTGGGCGGCTCGGCTGATCTGGTGGACGGAACGCTGCGGCTGAGCCTGGATCAGGCGGCGCGCGGGGTGGCCCCGGGTCAGACCATGGTGCTCTACGGCGGGGCGACGCCGGACGCGGCCAGCGCCGGCCCGGCCGCCGATCAGTATGTGCTCGCGGCCGGCACGATCGTGCGGACCGGCGGATGA
- a CDS encoding AAA family ATPase produces MAKKAATRPLRAIRGEPAAGDGWPWSIPAVRQLLADGLEPGALTILVGENGSGKSTLVEGIAVAYGMSPEGGSIGARHRTRATESPLPERLSFVRNPGSARWGYFLRAETMHGLYSYLEANPGGPDPVFHELSHGESIVAMLAARFSSPGLYLMDEPESALSFTNTLALVHLLEQMVADGTRQAIVATHSPILAATPGAQVWELGSWGMRRTDWTELALVGQWRRFLADPERFLGD; encoded by the coding sequence GTGGCGAAGAAGGCCGCCACCCGGCCGCTGCGGGCGATCCGCGGTGAGCCGGCGGCCGGTGACGGCTGGCCCTGGTCGATCCCCGCGGTCCGCCAGCTGCTGGCCGACGGCCTGGAACCGGGTGCGTTGACCATCCTGGTCGGCGAGAACGGCAGCGGAAAATCCACTCTCGTCGAGGGCATCGCGGTGGCTTACGGGATGTCGCCCGAAGGCGGCTCGATCGGCGCCCGGCACCGCACCCGGGCCACCGAATCCCCGCTGCCCGAGCGCCTCTCGTTCGTACGCAACCCCGGGTCGGCGCGCTGGGGATACTTCCTGCGGGCCGAGACGATGCACGGCCTATACTCCTACCTGGAGGCCAATCCCGGTGGTCCCGACCCGGTCTTCCACGAGCTTTCGCACGGTGAGTCGATCGTGGCCATGCTGGCCGCCCGGTTCAGCAGTCCCGGGCTGTACCTGATGGACGAGCCGGAGTCCGCGCTCTCCTTCACCAACACCCTGGCCTTGGTGCACCTGCTGGAACAGATGGTCGCGGACGGCACTCGGCAGGCCATCGTCGCGACCCATTCCCCGATCCTGGCCGCCACCCCCGGCGCGCAGGTGTGGGAGCTGGGCTCCTGGGGGATGCGGCGCACCGACTGGACCGAGCTGGCCCTGGTCGGCCAGTGGCGGCGGTTCCTGGCCGACCCGGAGCGCTTCCTGGGTGACTGA
- a CDS encoding transposase, with translation MLLLADRNFAAAELITQVTGTGADLLFRCKNNRKLPAIDRRSDRSWLSRIGATTVRVIRADIVVHQAGGPRRTESYLLITTLTDEKRHPASELVTLYHQRWSIETSYLELKSTMLGGRVLRARTPDGITQEIYALLTTYQALRTAVADATSTADTVADRASFTIALNTARDQIILAAGIIADTTIDLVGKIGQAVLHHLLPARRNRTSPRVVKRAISKHRAKGHVDRNSYKITIAVTINTPTSPPHLTTPPDP, from the coding sequence ATGCTGTTGCTGGCCGATCGCAACTTCGCCGCCGCCGAACTGATCACCCAGGTCACCGGCACCGGAGCCGACCTGCTGTTCCGGTGCAAGAACAACCGGAAACTCCCGGCGATCGACCGCCGCAGCGACCGATCCTGGTTGTCCAGGATCGGCGCCACCACCGTGCGCGTCATTCGCGCCGACATCGTCGTACACCAGGCCGGTGGACCCCGCCGCACCGAAAGCTACCTGCTGATCACCACCCTCACCGACGAGAAACGTCACCCGGCAAGCGAACTGGTGACCCTCTACCACCAGCGATGGTCGATCGAGACCAGCTACCTGGAACTGAAATCCACCATGCTGGGCGGTCGCGTCCTGCGCGCCCGCACCCCCGACGGCATCACCCAGGAGATCTACGCCCTGCTGACCACCTACCAAGCGCTGCGCACAGCCGTGGCCGACGCCACCAGCACCGCCGACACCGTCGCCGACCGCGCGAGCTTCACCATCGCTCTCAACACCGCCCGCGACCAGATCATCCTCGCCGCCGGAATCATCGCCGACACCACCATCGACCTCGTCGGCAAGATCGGCCAGGCCGTCCTTCACCACCTGCTACCCGCACGCCGCAACCGAACCAGCCCTCGCGTGGTCAAACGCGCAATATCCAAACACCGCGCCAAAGGCCACGTCGACCGCAACAGCTACAAGATCACAATCGCCGTCACCATCAACACGCCGACGTCACCGCCACACTTGACAACGCCCCCAGATCCTTAA
- a CDS encoding cytochrome P450 produces MTAAELGFDPSSPEFLADPYPVYARLRAAGPIQWHEQRQVHLITRFEPVHAALRDRRLGRAFDHRYRAADFGQPEPDPRWTRWAESERWSLLNLEPPDHTRLRRLVSAVFTPRAVSALRPVIKHYSDQTLGAARARGEFDLIADYAQPFSVAVICTLLGVPVTDGPRLLDWSHAIVKMYEISTDDAHRFAAERAAGEFIDYVTELIAQRRAAPRDDLISQLIGIADQGDRLTQDEIVGTVIVLLNAGHEATVNTLGNGMRALLHHPDQWARVVMGQVDPSVAVEEMIRWDGPLQLFERWVLDDGVEIGGQQLRVGERIAMLFGSANRDPARFADPDRFDIGRGDTGHIGFGGGTHFCIGAPLARLEVAVSLDRLRRDGAGLELAAEPEYEPFFVIRGLRELRVRS; encoded by the coding sequence ATGACCGCCGCCGAGCTGGGTTTCGACCCGTCGTCGCCGGAGTTTCTGGCCGACCCGTATCCGGTGTACGCGCGGCTGCGCGCGGCCGGCCCGATCCAGTGGCACGAGCAGCGACAGGTTCATCTGATCACCCGGTTCGAACCGGTGCACGCCGCGCTGCGCGATCGCCGGCTCGGCCGGGCCTTCGATCACCGCTACCGAGCCGCCGACTTCGGCCAGCCCGAACCCGATCCGCGCTGGACCCGGTGGGCCGAGTCGGAACGGTGGTCGCTGCTGAACCTGGAACCGCCCGACCACACCCGGCTGCGCCGCCTGGTCAGCGCGGTTTTCACCCCGCGCGCGGTCAGCGCGCTGCGCCCGGTGATCAAGCACTACAGCGACCAGACCCTGGGCGCGGCCCGCGCACGCGGCGAGTTCGACCTGATCGCCGACTACGCGCAACCGTTCTCGGTCGCGGTCATCTGCACCCTGCTCGGCGTGCCGGTGACCGACGGTCCGCGGCTGCTGGACTGGTCGCACGCCATCGTCAAGATGTACGAGATCAGCACCGACGACGCCCATCGGTTCGCCGCCGAGCGAGCCGCGGGCGAGTTCATCGACTACGTCACCGAGCTGATCGCGCAGCGGCGGGCCGCGCCCCGGGACGACCTGATCTCTCAGCTCATCGGGATCGCCGACCAGGGCGACCGGCTCACCCAGGACGAGATCGTCGGCACGGTCATCGTGTTGCTCAACGCCGGGCACGAGGCCACGGTCAACACCTTGGGCAACGGGATGCGGGCGCTGCTGCACCATCCCGACCAGTGGGCCCGGGTGGTCATGGGGCAGGTCGATCCGAGCGTCGCGGTCGAGGAGATGATCCGCTGGGACGGCCCGCTGCAGCTGTTCGAACGCTGGGTGCTCGACGACGGCGTCGAGATCGGTGGCCAGCAGCTGCGAGTGGGGGAGCGGATCGCCATGCTGTTCGGGTCGGCCAACCGCGACCCGGCCCGGTTCGCCGACCCCGATCGGTTCGACATCGGCCGCGGCGACACCGGTCACATCGGGTTCGGTGGCGGCACCCACTTCTGCATCGGCGCCCCGCTGGCCCGGCTGGAGGTGGCCGTCTCGCTCGACCGACTGCGCCGCGACGGCGCCGGGCTCGAGCTGGCGGCCGAGCCGGAGTACGAGCCGTTCTTCGTCATCCGCGGTCTGCGCGAACTGCGTGTCCGGAGCTGA
- the ligA gene encoding NAD-dependent DNA ligase LigA gives MSERIDSLPESAELTALGVPPEAAHRHAELTQIITDAQFRYYVLDAPTMSDGEFDTVLRELDGLEEQYPSLRTPDSPTQRVGGGFATEFGAVEHAERLLSLDNVFSADELAGWLARTARDAGTPVSWLTELKIDGLAVNLTYERGRLIRAATRGDGRVGEDVTLNVRTIAAVPERLRDDGAHDVPEFVEIRGEVFFPLEAFEELNASLVAAGKAPFANPRNSAAGSLRQKDPRVTASRRLTMLCHGIGARVGFDITRQSQAYDRLRSWGLPISDHNQVVQTEQEVADRIAYWAEHRHDLSHDIDGLVVKVDEVAVQRRLGSTSRAPRWAIAYKYPPEEATTLLRDIQVNVGRTGRVTPFAVLEPVLIAGSTVGMATLHNQDEVRRKGVQIGDTVVVRKAGDVIPEILGPVVDLREGRTLREFVMPTHCPECGTALAPAKENDVDIRCPNSRSCPAQLRERVFHLAGRGAFDIEGMGYEAAVALLAAGAITDEGDIFDLDEDRLLGVPLFTTKAGALSANGRKLLANLQICKDQPLWRVLVALSIRHVGPTAARALAQQFGSLPAIRAAAQEELAAAEGVGPTIADAVIEWFTVDWHRQIVDKWAAAGVRMQDEITDRPEQTLAGLSVVVTGGLDGFSRDEAKAALLSRGAKAAASVSAKTAFVVVGDSPGSKYDKALGLGVPILDEAGFRVLLERGPDAARGVATNAPEPSAEPAVAPADAVPTPTPTPDPAPDSE, from the coding sequence GTGAGTGAGCGCATCGATTCGCTGCCCGAGTCCGCCGAGCTGACGGCACTCGGGGTGCCGCCCGAGGCCGCGCACCGGCACGCCGAACTGACCCAGATCATCACCGACGCCCAGTTCCGGTACTACGTGCTGGACGCCCCCACGATGTCCGACGGGGAGTTCGACACGGTGCTGCGCGAGCTGGACGGGCTGGAGGAGCAGTACCCGTCGCTGCGCACGCCGGATTCGCCGACCCAGCGGGTCGGGGGCGGCTTCGCCACCGAGTTCGGCGCGGTGGAGCACGCCGAGCGGTTGCTCAGCCTGGACAACGTGTTCTCCGCCGACGAGCTGGCCGGCTGGCTGGCGCGCACGGCCCGCGACGCGGGGACCCCGGTCAGCTGGTTGACCGAGCTCAAGATCGACGGGCTGGCCGTCAATCTCACCTACGAGCGGGGCCGCCTGATACGGGCGGCGACCCGGGGCGACGGGCGGGTCGGCGAGGACGTCACGCTCAACGTGCGCACCATCGCGGCGGTCCCCGAACGGCTGCGCGACGACGGCGCCCACGACGTGCCCGAGTTCGTGGAGATTCGCGGGGAGGTCTTCTTCCCGCTGGAGGCCTTCGAGGAGCTCAACGCCTCCCTGGTGGCCGCCGGCAAGGCGCCCTTCGCCAACCCCCGCAACTCCGCGGCCGGGTCGCTGCGGCAGAAGGATCCCCGGGTGACCGCCTCCCGGCGGCTGACCATGCTCTGCCACGGGATCGGGGCCCGGGTCGGGTTCGACATCACCCGGCAGTCGCAGGCCTACGACCGGCTGCGCTCGTGGGGGCTGCCGATCTCCGACCACAACCAGGTGGTGCAGACCGAGCAGGAGGTCGCCGACCGGATCGCCTACTGGGCCGAGCACCGGCACGATCTGTCCCATGACATCGACGGCCTGGTCGTCAAGGTCGACGAGGTCGCGGTGCAGCGCCGGCTGGGGTCCACCTCCCGGGCGCCCCGGTGGGCGATCGCCTACAAGTACCCCCCGGAGGAGGCCACCACCCTGCTGCGCGACATCCAGGTCAACGTCGGCCGCACCGGCCGGGTGACCCCGTTCGCCGTGCTGGAGCCGGTGCTGATCGCCGGGTCGACCGTCGGCATGGCGACCCTGCACAACCAGGATGAGGTTCGTCGCAAGGGCGTGCAGATCGGCGACACCGTCGTGGTGCGCAAGGCCGGCGACGTCATCCCCGAGATTCTCGGCCCGGTCGTCGACCTGCGGGAGGGGCGGACGCTCCGCGAGTTCGTCATGCCCACCCACTGCCCGGAGTGCGGCACCGCGCTGGCGCCGGCCAAGGAGAACGACGTCGACATCCGCTGCCCGAACTCCCGGTCCTGCCCGGCCCAGTTGCGGGAGCGGGTGTTCCACCTGGCCGGCCGGGGTGCGTTCGACATCGAGGGAATGGGCTACGAGGCGGCGGTGGCTCTGCTCGCCGCGGGTGCGATCACCGACGAGGGCGACATCTTCGACCTGGACGAGGACCGCCTGCTCGGCGTGCCGCTGTTCACCACCAAGGCCGGCGCGCTGTCGGCGAACGGACGAAAGCTGCTGGCCAACCTGCAGATTTGCAAGGACCAGCCGCTGTGGCGGGTGCTGGTCGCGTTGTCCATCCGGCACGTCGGGCCGACCGCGGCCCGGGCGCTGGCCCAGCAGTTCGGCTCGCTGCCGGCGATCCGGGCGGCCGCCCAGGAGGAGCTGGCGGCGGCCGAGGGCGTCGGTCCGACCATCGCCGACGCCGTCATCGAATGGTTCACCGTCGACTGGCACCGGCAGATCGTGGACAAGTGGGCCGCCGCCGGGGTGCGCATGCAGGACGAGATCACCGATCGGCCGGAGCAGACGCTGGCCGGGCTGTCGGTGGTCGTCACCGGTGGCCTGGACGGCTTCTCCCGGGACGAGGCCAAGGCCGCCCTGCTGAGCCGGGGGGCCAAGGCGGCCGCCTCGGTGTCGGCCAAGACGGCGTTCGTGGTGGTCGGGGACAGCCCGGGCAGCAAGTACGACAAGGCGTTGGGCCTGGGCGTGCCGATCCTGGACGAGGCCGGGTTCCGGGTATTGCTCGAGCGGGGGCCGGACGCGGCGCGGGGCGTGGCCACCAACGCGCCCGAACCGTCGGCCGAGCCCGCTGTGGCGCCCGCCGACGCTGTCCCGACCCCGACCCCGACCCCTGACCCGGCGCCGGACTCGGAATGA
- a CDS encoding pyridoxamine 5'-phosphate oxidase family protein — protein sequence MTLDPSRLDSELLTFLTERHLATLSTVRRDGSLHVVAVGFTFDPQTGLARVITSDGSVKVRNAERAGAGGGPPRAAVGQVDGRRWASLEGPVRVSRDPDEIREAEHRYAARYRTPRVNPRRVALVIAVERVLGSG from the coding sequence ATGACGCTGGACCCGAGTCGGCTGGACTCCGAGTTGCTCACCTTCCTGACCGAACGCCACCTGGCCACCCTGTCCACGGTGCGCCGCGACGGTTCCCTGCACGTGGTCGCGGTCGGCTTCACCTTCGATCCGCAGACCGGGCTGGCCCGGGTCATCACCTCGGACGGGTCGGTGAAGGTGCGCAACGCCGAGCGGGCCGGCGCCGGCGGGGGCCCGCCACGCGCGGCGGTCGGCCAGGTCGACGGGCGGCGGTGGGCCAGCCTGGAGGGCCCGGTACGGGTCAGCCGGGATCCCGATGAGATCCGCGAGGCGGAGCACCGTTACGCCGCGCGCTACCGCACCCCCCGGGTCAACCCGCGCCGGGTGGCGCTGGTGATCGCCGTCGAACGGGTTCTGGGTTCGGGCTGA
- a CDS encoding uroporphyrinogen decarboxylase/cobalamine-independent methonine synthase family protein, whose product MTDAVPRLEIPAAESESALLAQFPVKRAWQLGAATGIGSMPGTSPGEAATMVAVELPELPHLVELPARGVGADLVGRTAGLLVDIWAEVVPSGWRISRRPGRDSQRAADLLAWDLDAAEERFAGAEWIKAQICGPWTLAAGLELPSGHRALTDPGAVRDLAESLIEGVRAHLAELARRIPGAGVVLQIDEPGLPAVLAGSLPTASGFGTVRSVPAARVQEVLATVVDAVGDRPTIAHCCHAQAPLRLLRACGFDALAVDLTLVGDRPPVLDALGELIDSGGILLAGVIATTAPGKPDRPLAKWAAPLLESWNRLGFRREDMAASVVPTPCCGLAEADREWAVRAMKLAAALADALPDLPETW is encoded by the coding sequence ATGACCGACGCCGTGCCGCGGTTGGAGATCCCGGCCGCCGAGAGCGAATCGGCGCTGCTGGCGCAGTTCCCGGTCAAGCGGGCCTGGCAGCTGGGTGCGGCCACCGGCATCGGCTCGATGCCGGGCACGTCGCCGGGGGAGGCTGCGACGATGGTCGCGGTCGAGCTGCCCGAACTTCCGCACCTGGTCGAGCTGCCGGCCCGCGGGGTCGGTGCCGATCTGGTCGGTCGCACGGCCGGTCTGCTGGTCGACATCTGGGCCGAGGTGGTGCCGTCCGGGTGGCGGATCTCCCGCCGGCCGGGCCGGGACAGCCAGCGAGCGGCCGACTTGTTGGCCTGGGATCTGGACGCGGCCGAGGAACGGTTCGCCGGGGCGGAATGGATCAAGGCGCAGATTTGCGGACCGTGGACGCTGGCCGCCGGCCTGGAACTCCCGTCCGGGCATCGGGCCCTGACCGATCCAGGTGCGGTGCGCGACCTGGCCGAGTCGCTGATCGAAGGGGTGCGGGCCCATCTGGCCGAGCTCGCCCGAAGGATTCCCGGGGCCGGCGTGGTGCTGCAGATCGACGAGCCGGGGCTGCCGGCGGTGTTGGCCGGAAGCCTGCCCACGGCCAGTGGTTTCGGCACGGTGCGGTCGGTGCCGGCGGCTCGGGTGCAGGAGGTGTTGGCGACGGTGGTCGATGCGGTCGGCGATCGGCCGACCATCGCGCACTGTTGTCACGCGCAGGCGCCGCTGCGGTTGTTGCGGGCGTGCGGATTCGATGCGCTGGCGGTGGATCTGACCCTGGTCGGGGACCGTCCGCCGGTGCTGGACGCCTTGGGTGAGCTAATCGATTCTGGGGGAATCCTGTTGGCCGGCGTCATTGCGACCACGGCTCCGGGGAAACCGGATCGGCCGCTGGCCAAGTGGGCCGCGCCCTTGCTGGAATCGTGGAACCGCCTGGGCTTCCGGCGCGAGGACATGGCGGCATCGGTCGTCCCGACACCCTGCTGCGGGTTGGCCGAGGCCGATCGGGAGTGGGCCGTGCGCGCGATGAAACTGGCCGCGGCGCTGGCCGACGCGTTGCCGGATCTGCCCGAGACCTGGTAG